The following coding sequences lie in one Conexibacter woesei Iso977N genomic window:
- a CDS encoding VOC family protein, translating into MTTDTHPGRQLFVTLPVADVDRSRAFFAELGFSFDPRFSGEDAVCMLVGEQVSVMLGTRERVGELSKRPLADPATHALALFSFSVGTREEVDTVAATALAAGGTEADEAEDHGFMYTRAFFDLDGHGWQVMWMAPAEAQQK; encoded by the coding sequence ATGACCACTGATACGCATCCCGGCCGCCAGCTGTTCGTGACCCTCCCCGTGGCCGACGTCGACCGCAGCAGGGCGTTCTTCGCCGAGCTCGGGTTCTCGTTCGACCCGCGGTTCAGCGGCGAGGACGCCGTGTGCATGCTGGTCGGCGAGCAGGTGTCGGTGATGCTCGGGACCCGCGAGCGGGTTGGGGAGCTCTCCAAGCGCCCGCTCGCCGACCCCGCGACGCACGCGCTGGCGCTGTTCTCGTTCAGCGTCGGCACGCGCGAGGAGGTCGACACGGTCGCCGCGACCGCGCTGGCGGCGGGCGGGACCGAGGCCGACGAGGCCGAGGACCACGGCTTCATGTACACCCGCGCCTTCTTCGATCTCGACGGCCACGGCTGGCAGGTCATGTGGATGGCGCCGGCCGAGGCCCAGCAGAAGTAG
- the hutI gene encoding imidazolonepropionase produces the protein MRRTRTRGPARRGGGARKRSLVIENIGLLVTQDPELGERRDVAVVVEDGVVAAIVDGASGVAADERLDAGGRCVVPGFVDSHTHLVFAGDRGEEFAARMAGAPYAAGGIGVTTAATRAASTEELVALAQARKVEAWRCGITHLEIKSGYGLDVEGERRLCEAASALTDDVTFLGAHLVPKEWEQDPDGYVDLVCGEMLAACAPFAKWIDVFCEEGAFDADQSRRVLEAGREAGLGLRVHGNQLGYGEGVRLACELGAASVDHCTYLTDADVEALAGSDTVATLLPATDFSTRQPYPDARRLLDAGAHVAVATNTNPGSSYTQSMAFCLALAVRDMHMTVDEALAAATTGGAKALQRTDLGHLGIGARGDAVVLDAPSPTHLVYRPGMDLVAATISGGEVVHSRYQGEGL, from the coding sequence ATGAGGCGCACGAGGACGCGCGGCCCGGCCAGGCGGGGCGGCGGCGCGAGGAAGCGCTCGCTGGTGATCGAGAACATCGGGTTGCTCGTTACGCAGGATCCGGAGCTGGGTGAGCGGCGGGATGTGGCGGTGGTCGTCGAAGATGGTGTGGTTGCTGCGATCGTCGATGGGGCGTCCGGCGTTGCTGCTGATGAGCGGTTGGATGCCGGTGGGCGGTGTGTGGTTCCGGGGTTCGTGGATTCGCATACGCATCTGGTCTTCGCGGGCGACCGGGGTGAGGAGTTCGCGGCGCGGATGGCGGGGGCGCCGTATGCGGCGGGTGGCATTGGTGTTACGACTGCCGCTACGCGGGCCGCGAGCACCGAGGAGCTCGTCGCGCTGGCGCAGGCGCGGAAGGTGGAGGCGTGGCGGTGTGGGATCACGCATCTGGAGATCAAGTCGGGTTATGGGCTCGATGTCGAGGGGGAGCGGCGGCTGTGTGAGGCCGCGAGCGCGCTGACGGATGACGTCACGTTCCTGGGCGCGCATCTGGTGCCGAAGGAGTGGGAGCAGGATCCGGATGGATATGTCGATCTGGTCTGCGGCGAGATGCTCGCCGCATGCGCGCCGTTCGCGAAGTGGATCGATGTCTTCTGCGAGGAGGGGGCGTTCGACGCCGACCAGTCGCGGCGTGTCCTCGAAGCGGGGCGCGAGGCCGGCCTCGGCCTCCGCGTGCATGGCAATCAACTTGGCTACGGCGAGGGCGTGCGGCTGGCGTGCGAGCTGGGTGCGGCGTCGGTCGATCACTGCACCTACCTGACCGATGCGGATGTGGAGGCGCTCGCGGGGAGTGACACGGTGGCGACCCTGCTGCCCGCCACCGACTTCTCCACCCGCCAGCCCTACCCGGACGCGCGCCGCCTGCTCGACGCCGGCGCGCACGTCGCCGTCGCGACGAACACCAACCCGGGGTCGAGCTACACGCAGTCGATGGCGTTCTGCCTCGCGCTCGCCGTCCGCGACATGCACATGACGGTCGATGAGGCGCTCGCCGCCGCGACGACCGGGGGTGCCAAAGCGCTCCAGCGCACCGACCTCGGCCACCTCGGGATCGGCGCCCGCGGCGACGCGGTCGTCCTCGACGCGCCGTCGCCGACGCACCTCGTCTACCGCCCGGGGATGGACCTCGTCGCGGCCACGATCTCAGGCGGCGAGGTCGTCCACTCCCGCTACCAGGGCGAGGGCTTGTAG
- a CDS encoding IclR family transcriptional regulator has protein sequence MSNVPAATQTLRVLQFLARQAAPTPAATIARELGLPRSTVYHLLGAMRAEGFVVHLPEERRYGLGVAAFELGSAYARQEPLRWLAAPALSRLVGATGHNGHFAVLHGSDVLYVIEERAPGRPSLVTDVGVRLPAQLTASGLAMLAALPPAQVRALFPSRTTMVLREGRGPQSVTELSRTLAETRRRGHAVEDGLVTEGFASVAAAVIDHAGHPIAAVALTFPDDAAPDDASRTDLADHVSRAAASIARGLAGRRT, from the coding sequence GTGTCGAACGTCCCCGCCGCCACGCAGACCCTGCGAGTGCTCCAGTTCCTCGCGCGCCAGGCGGCGCCGACGCCGGCGGCGACGATCGCGCGTGAGCTGGGGTTGCCGCGGTCGACGGTGTACCACCTGCTCGGGGCGATGCGCGCGGAGGGGTTCGTCGTCCACCTGCCGGAGGAGCGGCGCTACGGGCTCGGCGTGGCGGCGTTCGAGCTGGGCTCGGCCTACGCGCGGCAGGAGCCGTTGCGGTGGCTGGCGGCGCCGGCGTTGTCACGGCTCGTGGGCGCGACGGGGCACAACGGCCACTTCGCGGTGCTGCACGGGAGCGACGTCCTGTACGTGATCGAGGAGCGGGCGCCCGGGCGGCCGAGCCTGGTGACCGACGTCGGCGTCCGCCTCCCCGCGCAGTTGACGGCGAGCGGCCTGGCGATGCTCGCGGCGCTCCCGCCCGCGCAGGTCCGGGCGCTCTTCCCCTCCAGGACGACGATGGTCCTGCGCGAGGGCCGCGGCCCGCAGTCGGTGACCGAGCTGTCCCGCACCCTCGCCGAGACCCGCCGCCGCGGCCACGCCGTCGAAGACGGGTTGGTGACCGAGGGCTTCGCCTCCGTCGCCGCCGCCGTGATCGATCACGCCGGCCACCCCATCGCCGCCGTCGCCCTGACGTTCCCCGACGACGCCGCGCCGGACGACGCATCCCGCACCGACCTGGCGGACCACGTCTCCCGCGCCGCAGCCTCCATCGCCCGCGGCCTCGCCGGCCGCCGCACCTAG
- a CDS encoding SDR family NAD(P)-dependent oxidoreductase, with product MDGIAPDRLADALRVLAEVEQLPSEHPDAVAVRRAVGRLFKAVKEQRRAERRSEERRHDDAVTAATATGAPGRVDDETRGLALTSSVVSGTRAGTLRRARGCYVCKQRYVEVDAFYHQLCPDCAAENHARRDARTDLTGRRALLTGGRAKIGMYIALRLLRDGAHTTITTRFPNDAVRRFAAMEDSGEWLHRLRIVGLDMRDPGQVIALADDVAAQGHLDILINNAAQTVRRSPAAYAHLAATAQVPLPEGPLPEIVTLGRDGTAAAGGAALGDGDHWAPTPHALAALALTSGSDSPERVAAGTAIDAGGLIPDLHAHNSWSQVVGEVDPVELLEVQLCNQTAPFILISRLRPALAASPARRTYVVNVSAMEGQFARGYKGPGHPHTNMAKAALNMLTRTSATELLTDGILMTAVDTGWITDERPHPTKMRLADDGFHSPLDLVDGAARVYDPIVRGEAGEDLHGVFLKDYKPSPW from the coding sequence ATGGATGGCATCGCCCCCGACCGCCTCGCCGACGCGCTCCGCGTCCTGGCCGAGGTCGAGCAGCTCCCCAGCGAGCACCCCGACGCGGTGGCGGTGCGCCGCGCCGTCGGCCGCCTGTTCAAGGCGGTCAAGGAGCAGCGGCGCGCCGAGCGGCGCTCGGAGGAGCGCCGCCACGACGACGCGGTGACGGCCGCGACGGCGACCGGCGCGCCGGGACGCGTGGACGACGAGACGCGCGGGCTGGCTCTGACGTCCAGCGTCGTCTCCGGCACGCGCGCGGGAACGCTGCGGCGCGCGCGGGGCTGCTACGTCTGCAAGCAGCGCTACGTCGAGGTCGACGCGTTCTACCACCAGCTCTGCCCCGACTGCGCGGCCGAGAACCATGCGCGGCGCGACGCGCGGACCGACCTGACGGGGCGCCGAGCGCTGTTGACGGGCGGGCGCGCGAAGATCGGGATGTACATCGCGTTGCGGCTGCTGCGCGACGGCGCGCACACGACGATCACGACGCGGTTCCCGAACGACGCGGTGCGGCGCTTCGCGGCGATGGAGGACAGCGGCGAGTGGCTGCACCGGCTGCGGATCGTCGGGCTCGACATGCGCGATCCCGGGCAGGTGATCGCGCTGGCCGACGACGTCGCCGCGCAGGGGCACCTGGACATCCTCATCAACAACGCGGCCCAGACCGTGAGGCGGTCGCCCGCGGCCTACGCGCACCTGGCGGCGACCGCGCAGGTGCCGTTGCCGGAGGGGCCGCTGCCGGAGATCGTGACGCTCGGGCGTGACGGGACGGCCGCTGCCGGCGGCGCTGCGCTCGGCGATGGGGACCACTGGGCGCCGACGCCGCACGCGCTCGCCGCGCTGGCGCTGACGTCCGGGTCGGACTCGCCGGAGCGGGTCGCGGCGGGGACCGCGATCGACGCGGGCGGGCTGATCCCGGACCTGCACGCGCACAACTCGTGGAGCCAGGTGGTCGGCGAGGTCGATCCGGTCGAGCTGCTCGAGGTCCAGCTCTGCAACCAGACCGCGCCGTTCATCCTGATCAGCCGGCTGCGGCCTGCGCTCGCCGCCTCGCCCGCGCGGCGGACCTACGTGGTCAACGTGTCGGCGATGGAGGGCCAGTTCGCGCGCGGCTACAAGGGTCCCGGCCACCCGCACACGAACATGGCCAAGGCGGCGCTGAACATGCTGACGCGCACGAGCGCGACCGAGCTGCTGACCGACGGGATCCTGATGACCGCCGTCGACACCGGCTGGATCACCGACGAGCGGCCGCACCCGACGAAGATGCGGCTGGCGGACGATGGCTTCCACTCGCCGCTGGACCTGGTCGACGGCGCGGCGCGTGTCTACGACCCGATCGTCCGCGGCGAGGCGGGCGAGGACCTCCACGGCGTGTTCCTGAAGGACTACAAGCCCTCGCCCTGGTAG
- the hutU gene encoding urocanate hydratase, giving the protein MTSRASVRAPRGTELSCVSWPQEAAMRMLMNNLDPEVAERPEDLVVYGGTGRAARSWEAFDAIVRTLKTLADDETLLVQSGKPVGVFRTSEWAPRVLIANSNLVPDWANWDEFRRLEAEGLTMYGQMTAGSWIYIGTQGILQGTYECLAEIARRRFGGTLAGTITLTAGLGGMGGAQPLAVTLNEGVALCVEVDAQRLKRRIDERYLDERADDLNDAVERCRAAARDRRPLSVGVVGNAATMFQQLLDMGFEADIVTDQTSAHDPLDGYVPDTTDDADALRAEDPEEYVKRARRSMAAHCAAMVGFKDAGAEVFDYGNSLRAEAKLGGFERAFDYPGFVPAYIRPLFAEGKGPFRWVALSGDPADIAATDRAVLEEFPDDEPLARWIAAAGEHVAFQGLPARICWLGYGERHRLALRFNRMVADGELKAPIVIGRDHLDSGSVASPYRETEGMRDGSDAIADWPLLNALTAASSGATWVSIHHGGGVGIGRSIHSGIVIVADGTELAAQKLERALTNDPGMGVIRHADAGYDRAIEVAAERGVRIPMQES; this is encoded by the coding sequence ATGACCAGCCGTGCCTCCGTTCGCGCCCCCCGCGGGACCGAGCTGTCCTGCGTCTCCTGGCCCCAGGAGGCCGCGATGCGCATGTTGATGAACAACCTCGACCCCGAGGTCGCCGAGCGCCCGGAGGACCTCGTCGTCTACGGCGGCACCGGCCGCGCCGCGCGCTCGTGGGAGGCGTTCGACGCGATCGTCCGCACGCTCAAGACCCTGGCCGACGACGAGACGCTGCTCGTGCAGTCCGGCAAGCCCGTCGGCGTCTTCCGCACCTCGGAATGGGCGCCGCGCGTCCTGATCGCCAACTCCAACCTCGTCCCCGACTGGGCCAACTGGGACGAGTTCCGCCGCCTCGAGGCCGAGGGCCTGACCATGTACGGCCAGATGACCGCCGGCTCCTGGATCTACATCGGGACCCAGGGCATCCTGCAGGGCACCTACGAGTGCCTCGCCGAGATCGCCCGCCGCAGGTTCGGCGGCACGCTGGCCGGGACGATCACGCTGACCGCCGGCCTCGGCGGCATGGGCGGCGCGCAGCCGCTGGCGGTCACGCTCAACGAGGGCGTCGCGCTGTGCGTCGAAGTTGATGCACAACGCCTGAAGCGCCGCATCGACGAGCGCTACCTCGACGAGCGCGCCGACGATCTGAACGACGCCGTCGAGCGCTGTCGCGCCGCGGCGCGCGACAGGCGCCCCCTCTCCGTCGGCGTCGTCGGCAACGCCGCGACCATGTTCCAGCAGTTGCTCGACATGGGCTTCGAGGCCGACATCGTCACCGACCAGACCAGCGCCCACGACCCGCTCGACGGCTACGTCCCCGACACCACCGACGACGCCGACGCCCTGCGCGCCGAGGACCCCGAGGAGTACGTCAAGCGCGCCCGCCGCTCGATGGCCGCCCACTGCGCCGCGATGGTCGGCTTCAAGGACGCCGGCGCCGAGGTCTTCGACTACGGCAACTCGCTGCGCGCCGAGGCCAAGCTCGGCGGCTTCGAGCGCGCGTTCGACTACCCCGGCTTCGTCCCCGCCTACATCCGCCCGCTGTTCGCCGAGGGCAAGGGCCCGTTCCGCTGGGTCGCGCTCTCCGGCGATCCCGCCGACATCGCCGCGACCGACCGCGCGGTCCTGGAGGAGTTCCCGGACGACGAGCCGCTCGCGCGCTGGATCGCGGCCGCCGGCGAGCACGTCGCCTTCCAGGGCCTGCCCGCCCGGATCTGCTGGCTCGGCTACGGCGAGCGCCACCGCCTCGCGTTGCGCTTCAACAGGATGGTCGCCGACGGCGAGCTCAAGGCGCCGATCGTGATCGGCCGCGACCACCTCGACTCCGGCTCGGTCGCCTCGCCCTACCGCGAGACCGAGGGCATGAGGGACGGCTCGGACGCGATCGCCGACTGGCCGCTGCTCAACGCGCTGACCGCGGCGTCGTCGGGCGCGACGTGGGTGTCGATCCACCACGGCGGCGGCGTCGGCATCGGCCGCTCGATCCACAGCGGGATCGTGATCGTCGCCGACGGCACCGAGCTCGCCGCCCAGAAGCTGGAGCGCGCGCTGACCAACGACCCCGGGATGGGCGTCATCCGCCACGCCGACGCGGGCTACGACCGGGCGATCGAGGTCGCGGCCGAGCGCGGCGTCCGGATCCCGATGCAGGAGTCCTAG
- the def gene encoding peptide deformylase has product MAVLPIVQVGHPVLRERAREVSAEELASDAFQQFIDDLVDTMRDAGGAGLAANQVGDTRRVAVIEVRQPHPRYPYKPEIPLTVIVNPVLTPIGDERFAINEGCLSVPDLRGDVERFVTVRAQWLDRDGVAHDEERRGLTAGTFQHEVDHLDGVMFLDRVRDPATFSTWAEFDAHRRADFVKRAEALVERVGS; this is encoded by the coding sequence GTGGCGGTCCTGCCGATCGTCCAGGTCGGGCACCCGGTCCTGCGCGAGCGCGCGCGGGAGGTGTCGGCGGAGGAGCTGGCGTCTGACGCGTTCCAGCAGTTCATCGACGACTTGGTGGACACGATGCGGGACGCGGGCGGCGCGGGCCTGGCCGCCAACCAGGTCGGCGACACGCGCCGCGTCGCGGTGATCGAGGTGCGGCAGCCGCACCCGCGCTACCCGTACAAGCCGGAGATCCCGCTGACGGTGATCGTCAACCCCGTGCTCACCCCGATCGGTGACGAGCGCTTCGCGATCAACGAGGGCTGCCTGTCGGTCCCGGACCTGCGCGGCGACGTCGAGCGCTTCGTGACGGTGCGCGCGCAGTGGCTGGACCGCGACGGCGTCGCGCACGACGAGGAGCGCCGCGGCCTGACCGCGGGGACGTTCCAGCACGAGGTCGACCACCTCGACGGCGTCATGTTCCTGGACCGCGTGCGCGACCCGGCGACGTTCTCGACGTGGGCGGAGTTCGACGCGCACCGGCGCGCGGACTTCGTGAAGCGGGCCGAGGCGCTGGTGGAGCGGGTGGGATCGTGA
- a CDS encoding ABC transporter permease, whose translation MTTQLATQVAAGAGFALAAAGVARWAGLQLSAAIGRAAVRAAVQLAAVGALVALVFSVPPLAVAFVAVMLTAAGITCGGRLTPLPRARRAAVLAIGLPALAATALAIAVGAFSFTARSIVPTAGILIGGAMAAATITGRRLLESLADDAPEIEARLCLGDPARAAITPFVRRAVTSGLIPVLDQTRSAGLVTLPGTFVGLILGGASPARAAATQLVVLLALLLVECCSALLIAEAVTRAAIAPGERVRRPGER comes from the coding sequence GTGACGACGCAGCTCGCCACCCAGGTCGCCGCGGGCGCCGGGTTCGCGCTCGCCGCCGCGGGCGTCGCGCGCTGGGCGGGGCTGCAGCTGTCGGCCGCGATCGGCCGCGCCGCCGTGCGCGCCGCGGTGCAGCTCGCCGCCGTCGGGGCGCTGGTCGCGCTCGTCTTCTCGGTCCCGCCGCTGGCGGTCGCGTTCGTCGCGGTCATGCTGACCGCGGCCGGGATCACCTGCGGCGGCCGCCTCACCCCGCTCCCCCGCGCGCGCCGCGCCGCGGTCCTGGCGATCGGCCTCCCCGCGCTGGCCGCCACCGCGCTGGCGATCGCCGTCGGCGCGTTCTCGTTCACGGCGCGCTCGATCGTCCCGACCGCCGGGATCCTGATCGGCGGCGCGATGGCCGCCGCGACGATCACCGGCCGCCGCCTGCTCGAGAGCCTCGCCGACGACGCGCCCGAGATCGAGGCGCGCCTCTGCCTCGGCGACCCGGCCCGCGCCGCCATCACGCCGTTCGTCCGCCGCGCGGTGACCAGCGGGCTGATCCCGGTCCTGGACCAGACCCGCAGCGCCGGCCTGGTCACGCTGCCCGGGACGTTCGTCGGCCTGATCCTCGGCGGCGCCTCGCCCGCCCGCGCGGCCGCGACGCAGCTCGTCGTCCTGCTCGCGCTGCTGCTCGTCGAGTGCTGCTCGGCCCTCCTGATCGCCGAGGCCGTGACCCGCGCGGCGATCGCGCCCGGCGAGCGCGTCCGCCGCCCCGGCGAGCGCTGA
- a CDS encoding ABC transporter ATP-binding protein, with translation MALHVQDLVVVLGDRTVLDGVSVDVPGGAVTALLAPSGSGKSTLLRALVRLVPIERGTVRLGDQDTSALAPPELRRRVGLVAQTPVMLPGTVAANLAYGLQGLSDGDRGAALRAAGLDAEAFAGRDAQQLSGGERARVAIARALTRRPEVLLLDEPTAALDGETADHIGATLRALAADGLAILVASHDRPWSARFADVEHQL, from the coding sequence GTGGCCCTTCATGTACAAGATCTCGTCGTCGTGCTCGGCGACCGGACCGTCCTGGACGGCGTCTCGGTCGACGTGCCCGGCGGCGCGGTGACGGCGCTGCTGGCGCCGTCGGGGTCGGGGAAGTCGACGCTGCTGCGGGCGCTGGTCCGGCTGGTCCCGATCGAGCGCGGCACCGTCCGGCTCGGCGACCAGGACACGAGCGCGCTCGCGCCGCCGGAGCTGCGGCGGCGCGTCGGGCTCGTCGCCCAGACGCCGGTGATGCTGCCGGGGACGGTCGCCGCGAACCTCGCCTACGGCCTGCAAGGGCTCTCCGACGGCGACCGCGGCGCCGCCCTGCGCGCCGCGGGCCTGGACGCCGAGGCGTTCGCCGGCCGCGACGCCCAGCAGCTGTCGGGCGGCGAGCGCGCCCGCGTCGCGATCGCCCGCGCGCTGACCCGCCGCCCGGAGGTCCTGCTGCTCGACGAGCCGACCGCCGCGCTCGACGGCGAGACCGCCGACCACATCGGCGCGACCCTCCGCGCGCTGGCCGCCGACGGCCTGGCGATCCTCGTCGCCTCCCACGACCGCCCCTGGTCCGCGCGCTTCGCCGACGTGGAGCACCAGCTGTGA
- the ald gene encoding alanine dehydrogenase: MRIGVPTEIKTDEYRVAITPAGVRELVDRGHEVLIQHDAGIGSAIPDEEYAEQGAQIVPDAAAVFAGSDMIVKVKEPQPVEVAMLEPRHILFTYLHLAPDAELTQGLRDSGATCIAYETVTDKNGRLPLLAPMSEVAGKIATQAGAFMLEKPLGGRGLLLGGVPGVAAGKVMIIGAGVVGLTAAEIALGMGAETYVFDRSIDRLRDVDFLLNNAASTVFSTTLNIEKLLPEVDLVVGAVLVHGAKAPHVITRDQLRLMKKNAVLVDVSIDQGGCFETSHPTTHTNPTYEVDGVTHYCVANMPGAVPITSTFALTNATMPYVIKLAEQGARAALESDPGFLAGLNVAAGEVTYAPVAADQGLTAVDPAEALAKVPAAA; the protein is encoded by the coding sequence GTGCGCATTGGCGTCCCCACCGAGATCAAGACCGACGAGTACCGCGTGGCCATCACGCCCGCGGGCGTTCGTGAGCTGGTCGATCGCGGCCATGAAGTCCTGATCCAGCACGACGCCGGCATCGGCTCGGCGATCCCCGACGAGGAGTACGCCGAGCAGGGCGCGCAGATCGTCCCGGACGCGGCGGCCGTCTTCGCCGGCAGCGACATGATCGTCAAGGTCAAGGAGCCGCAGCCGGTCGAGGTCGCGATGCTCGAGCCGCGCCACATCCTCTTCACCTACCTGCACCTCGCGCCCGACGCCGAGTTGACGCAGGGCCTGCGCGATTCCGGCGCGACCTGCATCGCCTACGAGACGGTCACGGACAAGAACGGCCGCCTGCCGCTGCTGGCGCCGATGAGCGAGGTCGCGGGCAAGATCGCGACGCAGGCCGGCGCGTTCATGTTGGAGAAGCCGCTGGGTGGGCGCGGGCTGCTGCTGGGCGGCGTCCCGGGCGTGGCCGCGGGCAAGGTCATGATCATCGGCGCGGGCGTCGTCGGCCTGACCGCCGCGGAGATCGCGCTGGGCATGGGCGCCGAGACCTACGTCTTCGACCGCTCGATCGACCGCCTGCGCGACGTCGACTTCCTGTTGAACAACGCGGCGTCGACGGTGTTCTCCACCACCTTGAACATCGAGAAGCTGCTGCCCGAGGTCGACCTCGTCGTCGGTGCCGTGCTCGTGCACGGCGCGAAGGCGCCGCACGTCATCACGCGCGACCAGCTCAGGTTGATGAAGAAGAACGCGGTGCTCGTGGACGTGTCGATCGACCAGGGCGGCTGCTTCGAGACGTCGCACCCGACGACGCACACGAACCCGACCTACGAGGTTGATGGCGTCACGCACTACTGCGTCGCCAACATGCCGGGCGCGGTGCCGATCACGTCGACCTTCGCGCTGACCAACGCGACGATGCCCTACGTGATCAAGCTCGCCGAGCAGGGCGCCCGCGCGGCGCTGGAGTCCGACCCGGGCTTCCTGGCCGGCCTCAACGTCGCCGCCGGCGAGGTCACCTACGCCCCCGTCGCCGCCGACCAGGGCCTCACCGCGGTCGACCCGGCCGAGGCGCTGGCGAAGGTCCCGGCCGCGGCCTAG
- a CDS encoding Lrp/AsnC family transcriptional regulator — METTGLDATDFKILNLLRENGRASYASIGDEVGLSPHGAADRIRRLERAGVITGFTITVAPEGVGRGLDAFIDVSLQGQTTPEKFELAISALPAVRELAFVTGRFDYHVRVACRDADDLDHTIRAIRREAGAAQTETRIVLRVSAPLHALD; from the coding sequence GTGGAAACCACAGGCCTCGACGCCACAGACTTCAAGATCCTCAACCTCCTTCGTGAGAACGGAAGAGCCTCGTACGCCTCGATCGGCGACGAGGTCGGCCTGAGCCCGCACGGTGCGGCCGACCGGATCCGCCGCCTCGAGCGCGCCGGCGTCATCACCGGCTTCACGATCACCGTCGCGCCGGAGGGCGTCGGCCGCGGCCTGGACGCCTTCATCGACGTCAGCCTCCAGGGCCAGACCACGCCCGAGAAGTTCGAGCTGGCGATCTCGGCCCTGCCCGCCGTGCGCGAGCTGGCGTTCGTCACCGGCCGCTTCGACTACCACGTCCGCGTCGCCTGCCGCGACGCCGACGACCTCGACCACACGATCCGCGCGATCCGCCGCGAGGCCGGCGCGGCGCAGACCGAGACGCGGATCGTCCTACGCGTGAGCGCGCCGCTGCACGCGCTGGACTAG
- a CDS encoding formimidoylglutamate deiminase yields the protein MSAQRYWCERAWVDGAVTDGVVLDVDGGVLARVAAGAREAGDEVLRGLTIPGLANAHSHAFQRALRGHTQTGTGSFWTWREQMYALATRLDPDQLHAIARAAFAEMALAGVTVVGEFHYVHHAPDGTPYADPNETGRAMIAAAAEAGIRITLLDTCYLHGGVDRFRDADVHGWAERVDGLKDDDNVRVGAAIHSIRAVEPDEAAVVGAWAAGRPLHAHVSEQPRENAECLERYGATPAALLPVAENFTAVHATHLTDEDVERLSVGTICLCPTTERDLADGVGPARRLAGAGARLSVGSDSHTVIDLFEEARAIELDERLVTGVRGHHRASELLDAATRGGYACLGWPDGGRLATGALADFVTVATDTIRTAGTPPEALVFSATAADVRELVVAGRRVVRDGRHTTIDVARELTEAIAR from the coding sequence GTGAGCGCGCAGCGGTACTGGTGCGAGCGGGCGTGGGTCGACGGGGCGGTGACCGACGGTGTTGTGCTGGACGTCGATGGCGGCGTGCTCGCCAGGGTCGCGGCGGGGGCGAGGGAGGCCGGCGACGAGGTCCTGCGCGGCCTGACGATCCCGGGGCTGGCGAACGCCCACTCGCACGCGTTCCAGCGCGCGCTGCGCGGCCACACGCAGACCGGCACCGGCTCGTTCTGGACCTGGCGCGAGCAGATGTACGCCTTGGCCACGCGCCTGGACCCGGACCAGCTGCACGCGATCGCCCGCGCCGCGTTCGCCGAGATGGCGCTGGCGGGCGTGACGGTCGTCGGCGAGTTCCACTACGTCCACCACGCGCCCGACGGCACGCCCTACGCCGACCCCAACGAGACCGGGCGGGCGATGATCGCCGCGGCCGCCGAGGCGGGGATCCGGATCACGCTGCTCGACACGTGCTACCTGCACGGCGGGGTGGACCGCTTCCGCGACGCGGACGTCCACGGGTGGGCCGAGCGCGTCGATGGGCTGAAGGACGATGACAACGTGCGCGTTGGCGCGGCGATCCACTCGATCCGGGCGGTCGAGCCGGACGAGGCCGCGGTCGTCGGCGCGTGGGCGGCCGGGCGGCCGCTGCACGCGCACGTCTCCGAGCAGCCGCGGGAGAACGCGGAGTGCCTGGAGCGGTACGGTGCGACGCCGGCCGCGCTGCTGCCGGTCGCCGAGAACTTCACCGCCGTGCACGCGACCCACCTGACCGATGAGGACGTCGAACGACTTTCCGTGGGGACGATCTGCCTCTGCCCGACGACCGAGCGCGACCTCGCCGACGGCGTCGGCCCGGCTCGCCGGCTCGCCGGCGCGGGCGCGCGGCTGTCCGTCGGCAGCGACTCGCACACGGTGATCGACCTGTTCGAGGAGGCGCGCGCGATCGAGCTCGACGAACGCCTGGTGACCGGCGTCCGCGGCCATCACCGCGCCTCCGAGCTGCTCGACGCCGCGACCCGCGGCGGCTACGCCTGCCTCGGCTGGCCCGACGGCGGCCGCCTCGCGACCGGCGCCCTGGCCGACTTCGTGACCGTCGCAACCGACACCATCCGCACCGCCGGAACCCCACCGGAGGCGCTGGTCTTCAGCGCGACGGCCGCCGACGTCCGCGAGCTCGTCGTCGCCGGCCGCCGCGTCGTCCGCGACGGCCGCCACACCACCATCGACGTCGCCCGCGAGCTGACGGAGGCGATCGCGCGATGA